A genomic region of Labrys wisconsinensis contains the following coding sequences:
- a CDS encoding CpaD family pilus assembly protein, which produces MSVLSSARRRTRIVPGPCAAAGLLALTLAACAPTNRVVGPPDPTYTQVHPIVLNHGSRSIDIFLAGGSGHIGARQMADVRAFAAEYRRSGEGPLLIGFPTTDPTARRAGQGIREALASAGVTSARTGSYRPDDPEAIAPVKLAFTRLQAQVEGPCGQWPDDIAEYNGTLSGWNNRAQPWENFGCATQNTLAKQVADPLDLVRARPEGPSSAVRRVTVMSKYGQGQATATIYPDEGKEKINTGVGQ; this is translated from the coding sequence ATGTCGGTTCTTTCCTCCGCCCGCCGCAGGACCCGGATCGTCCCCGGACCGTGCGCCGCGGCCGGCCTGCTCGCCCTCACGCTCGCCGCCTGCGCGCCGACCAACCGCGTCGTCGGCCCGCCGGACCCGACCTACACCCAGGTCCACCCCATCGTGCTCAACCATGGCAGCCGCTCGATCGACATCTTCCTGGCCGGCGGCAGCGGCCATATCGGCGCCCGGCAGATGGCCGACGTCCGGGCCTTCGCGGCCGAGTACCGGCGCAGCGGCGAGGGGCCGCTGCTGATCGGCTTCCCGACCACCGACCCCACCGCCCGCCGGGCCGGGCAGGGCATCCGCGAGGCGCTCGCCTCGGCCGGCGTCACCTCGGCCCGCACCGGCTCCTACCGGCCCGACGACCCCGAGGCGATCGCGCCGGTGAAGCTCGCCTTCACCCGCCTCCAGGCGCAGGTGGAGGGCCCCTGCGGCCAATGGCCGGACGATATCGCCGAGTATAACGGCACGCTGAGCGGCTGGAACAATCGCGCCCAGCCCTGGGAGAACTTCGGCTGCGCCACCCAGAACACCCTCGCCAAGCAAGTGGCCGACCCGCTCGACCTCGTTCGCGCCCGTCCGGAAGGGCCGAGCAGCGCCGTCAGGCGCGTCACGGTCATGAGCAAGTACGGCCAGGGCCAGGCGACTGCCACGATCTATCCCGACGAGGGCAAGGAAAAGATCAATACCGGCGTGGGCCAGTGA
- a CDS encoding Flp family type IVb pilin yields the protein MTTLLARFVKDENGATAIEYGLIAALIAVVAIGAMTLVGTNLTNKFSNIAANLN from the coding sequence ATGACCACCCTGCTTGCACGTTTCGTGAAGGACGAGAACGGCGCCACCGCCATCGAGTACGGCCTGATCGCGGCCCTGATCGCCGTGGTCGCCATCGGCGCCATGACGCTGGTCGGCACCAACCTGACCAACAAGTTCAGCAACATCGCTGCCAACCTGAACTGA
- the deoA gene encoding thymidine phosphorylase: MSVLPQEIIRRKRDGEALSEEEIGAFVAGLVSGAVTHAQVAAFAMAVFFRGMSMAERVAFTRAMTHSGTVLDWSGLGLPGPVLDKHSTGGVGDNVSLMLAPAVAACGGFVPMISGRGLGHTGGTLDKLDSIPGYATQPDSDLFRRVVREAGAAIIGQTADLAPADKTVYAVRDVTATVESVPLITASILSKKLAAGLQALVMDVKTGSGAFMPTLEGSRELAASIAGVATGAGLPTTALITAMDQPLASAAGNAVEVRNAIDFLTGARRDPRLLEVTLALGAEMLVLGKLARTPEDGRTAMLGAYESGAAAERFARMVAALGGPADLLDRPDSHLQAAPVVRPVPAPAGGRIGAIDTRAVGLAVVALGGGRTRPQDPVDHAVGFTELAALGDTVDAQRPLALVHARSEAAADAATAALQAACSIGEAEALPPVLQRIEA, translated from the coding sequence GATCATCCGCCGCAAGCGCGACGGCGAGGCGCTGAGCGAGGAGGAGATCGGCGCCTTCGTCGCCGGCCTCGTCTCCGGCGCCGTGACCCATGCGCAGGTGGCAGCCTTCGCCATGGCCGTGTTCTTCCGCGGCATGAGCATGGCCGAGCGCGTCGCCTTCACCCGAGCCATGACCCATTCGGGCACGGTGCTGGACTGGAGCGGCCTCGGCCTGCCCGGCCCGGTGCTCGACAAGCATTCCACCGGCGGCGTCGGCGACAATGTCAGCCTGATGCTCGCTCCGGCGGTGGCGGCCTGCGGCGGCTTCGTGCCGATGATCTCCGGCCGAGGCCTCGGCCATACCGGCGGCACGCTCGACAAGCTCGATTCGATCCCCGGCTATGCCACGCAGCCGGACAGCGACCTGTTCCGCCGCGTCGTGCGCGAGGCCGGGGCCGCCATCATCGGCCAGACCGCCGACCTCGCGCCGGCGGACAAGACCGTCTACGCCGTCCGCGACGTCACGGCGACGGTCGAATCCGTGCCGCTGATCACCGCCTCGATCCTGTCGAAGAAGCTGGCGGCGGGGCTGCAGGCCCTGGTCATGGACGTCAAGACCGGCTCCGGCGCCTTCATGCCGACGCTGGAGGGCTCGCGCGAGCTCGCCGCCTCGATCGCCGGCGTCGCCACCGGCGCCGGCCTGCCCACGACGGCGCTGATCACCGCCATGGACCAGCCGTTGGCCAGCGCCGCCGGCAATGCGGTGGAGGTGCGCAACGCCATCGATTTCCTGACCGGTGCCCGGCGCGACCCGCGCCTCCTCGAGGTGACGCTGGCGCTCGGCGCCGAGATGCTGGTGCTCGGCAAGCTGGCGAGAACCCCGGAGGACGGCCGCACGGCGATGCTGGGCGCCTACGAGTCCGGGGCGGCCGCCGAGCGCTTCGCCCGCATGGTCGCGGCGCTGGGCGGCCCGGCCGACCTCCTCGATCGCCCCGACAGCCATCTCCAGGCCGCACCGGTGGTGCGGCCGGTGCCGGCGCCGGCAGGCGGCCGCATCGGCGCCATCGACACGCGGGCCGTCGGCCTCGCCGTCGTCGCCCTCGGCGGCGGCCGCACCCGGCCGCAAGACCCGGTCGATCACGCCGTCGGCTTCACCGAGCTCGCGGCCCTGGGCGACACCGTCGATGCGCAGCGCCCGCTCGCCCTCGTCCATGCCCGCAGCGAAGCTGCCGCCGATGCGGCGACCGCCGCCCTGCAGGCCGCCTGCAGCATCGGCGAGGCGGAGGCGCTGCCGCCCGTCCTGCAGCGCATCGAAGCGTGA
- a CDS encoding TadE/TadG family type IV pilus assembly protein translates to MSAAPPEPTAEAPGAARRRHGLPSSIFELRRRSGLENSAEHQSSGGASRVGTALRSTKRCLGRFGTGEGGVALVEFAMVLPLLVLLYVGGIAVTQGIMTDRKVILLARSLGDIVARGTTITASESTDVFNAASAVLAPYSAATTILRMRVSSVRINNKGTSCVVWSLSPNSGFARSPKDNVDSTVPADLRASTSSFLILSEVQYDYTPIIGASLTGAITMHETLFLKPRQSAEVTSYNQPTASTTVCPDT, encoded by the coding sequence ATGAGCGCCGCGCCGCCCGAACCCACGGCCGAGGCGCCCGGAGCCGCCCGGCGCCGCCATGGCCTGCCAAGCAGCATCTTCGAGCTCCGCCGACGGAGCGGGCTCGAAAATTCCGCAGAACATCAAAGTTCCGGCGGAGCTTCGCGGGTCGGAACCGCGCTCCGATCCACGAAACGCTGCCTGGGCCGTTTCGGCACCGGCGAGGGCGGCGTCGCCCTGGTCGAGTTCGCCATGGTGCTGCCGCTCCTGGTGCTGCTCTATGTCGGCGGCATCGCCGTGACCCAGGGCATCATGACCGACCGCAAGGTCATCCTGCTGGCACGCTCGCTCGGCGACATCGTGGCGCGCGGCACCACCATCACCGCCAGCGAGAGCACCGACGTGTTCAACGCCGCCAGCGCGGTGCTGGCCCCCTACAGCGCCGCGACGACCATCCTGCGCATGCGCGTCTCGAGCGTGCGCATCAACAACAAGGGCACGTCCTGCGTGGTGTGGTCGCTGTCGCCCAACAGCGGCTTTGCCCGCAGTCCCAAGGACAATGTCGACAGCACGGTGCCCGCGGACCTGCGCGCCAGCACCAGCTCGTTCCTGATCCTCTCGGAAGTGCAGTACGACTACACCCCGATCATCGGCGCCAGCCTGACCGGCGCGATCACCATGCACGAGACGCTGTTCCTCAAGCCGCGCCAGAGCGCCGAGGTGACGTCCTACAACCAGCCGACGGCCTCGACCACCGTCTGCCCGGATACCTGA
- a CDS encoding A24 family peptidase: MSQLLILLVFPALVVYAAVSDLLRMTIPNRVTVGLALAFFGVALVTGMAPAEIGWHLAAGALVLVAAFACFAFGWIGGGDAKMAAATALWFGFDHVLMYLLIGSALGGLLTLGLLQMRALPLPRFAARHAWIARLHDTKTGVPYGIALAIAALIIYPETGWMQALGA; this comes from the coding sequence ATGAGCCAGCTTCTGATCCTTCTCGTCTTTCCGGCTCTGGTGGTCTACGCCGCCGTGTCCGACCTCCTGCGCATGACCATCCCGAACCGCGTCACCGTCGGCCTCGCCCTGGCCTTCTTCGGGGTGGCCCTCGTCACCGGCATGGCACCGGCCGAGATCGGCTGGCACCTGGCCGCCGGCGCCCTGGTGCTGGTGGCGGCCTTCGCCTGCTTCGCCTTCGGCTGGATCGGCGGCGGCGACGCCAAGATGGCGGCAGCCACGGCCCTGTGGTTCGGCTTCGACCATGTCCTGATGTATCTTCTGATCGGATCGGCGCTGGGCGGCTTGCTCACGCTGGGTCTGCTGCAGATGCGCGCGCTGCCGCTGCCGCGATTCGCGGCGCGGCATGCCTGGATCGCGCGACTGCACGACACCAAGACCGGCGTCCCCTACGGCATCGCCCTCGCAATCGCGGCGCTCATCATCTACCCGGAAACCGGCTGGATGCAGGCGTTGGGGGCCTGA
- the cpaB gene encoding Flp pilus assembly protein CpaB, with protein MKTAQVAVLLIALAAAGGAGYVYLASNPAPVPLAVAPPAPVAATKVLVAASDINVGTALGPRDMRWQDWPEASIGPTYITDKNDPAAMETWKGAIVRTPFVAGEPLRAQKLVKANSAGFLSAILPAGMRAVATKIAVDTAVGGFILPNDRVDVILTRRDPETTKQTGVDAWTSEIILRNVRVLAIDQNFEEQDGQKVIAGSTATLELTPPQTEVLALGKEMGSISLSLRPLADANPTGLEGAATPETGQGVMGAGTVVRYGITNAAPR; from the coding sequence ATGAAAACCGCGCAAGTCGCCGTCTTGCTGATTGCGCTCGCCGCGGCCGGTGGGGCTGGCTACGTCTATCTCGCCTCCAACCCGGCGCCCGTGCCGCTGGCCGTGGCCCCGCCCGCGCCGGTGGCCGCCACCAAGGTCCTGGTCGCGGCCAGCGACATCAATGTCGGCACCGCCCTTGGCCCGCGCGACATGCGCTGGCAGGACTGGCCGGAGGCCTCGATCGGCCCGACCTACATCACCGACAAGAACGACCCTGCCGCCATGGAGACCTGGAAGGGCGCCATCGTCCGCACGCCTTTCGTCGCCGGCGAGCCGCTGCGCGCCCAGAAGCTGGTCAAGGCCAACAGCGCCGGCTTCCTCTCCGCCATCCTGCCCGCGGGCATGCGGGCCGTCGCCACCAAGATCGCGGTCGACACCGCCGTGGGCGGCTTCATCCTGCCCAACGACCGCGTCGACGTGATCCTGACGCGGCGCGATCCCGAGACCACCAAGCAGACCGGCGTCGACGCCTGGACCAGCGAGATCATCCTGCGCAACGTCCGCGTTCTCGCCATCGACCAGAACTTCGAGGAGCAGGACGGCCAGAAGGTCATCGCCGGCTCGACGGCGACGCTCGAGCTCACGCCGCCGCAGACCGAGGTGCTCGCCCTGGGCAAGGAGATGGGGTCGATCTCCCTCTCGCTCCGCCCGCTCGCCGACGCCAACCCGACCGGGCTCGAAGGCGCCGCCACGCCCGAGACCGGCCAGGGCGTCATGGGGGCTGGCACCGTCGTGCGCTACGGCATCACCAACGCTGCGCCCCGCTGA
- a CDS encoding Flp family type IVb pilin, with protein sequence MNTLFARFVKDESGATAIEYGLIAALIAVVAIGAMTLVGTNLTNKFSNIAANLK encoded by the coding sequence ATGAACACCCTCTTCGCTCGTTTCGTGAAGGACGAGAGCGGCGCCACTGCCATCGAGTACGGCCTGATCGCGGCCCTCATCGCCGTCGTCGCCATCGGCGCCATGACGCTGGTCGGCACCAACCTGACCAACAAGTTCAGCAACATCGCCGCCAACCTCAAGTAA
- a CDS encoding TadE/TadG family type IV pilus assembly protein, with protein sequence MTSERLRGAALPKRFRRDQSGATAVEFGFVAMPFFALIFAIVEISLTFFTNQVLETAVQDAARQIMTGQSRSNNSSTAANNTQMANFKSLICAKINSAFIDCTKLQVDVETYTTFAAANTGEPIAGGKIAWTPGYQTGNPGDIVVVRAIYPMPTYTNFYGVGLANLSDGTRLLMATAVFRTEPFK encoded by the coding sequence GTGACCAGCGAACGCCTGCGCGGAGCGGCCCTGCCCAAGCGCTTCCGGCGCGACCAGTCGGGCGCGACGGCAGTCGAGTTCGGCTTCGTCGCCATGCCCTTCTTCGCGCTGATCTTCGCCATCGTCGAGATCTCGCTGACCTTCTTCACCAACCAGGTGCTCGAGACGGCGGTGCAGGACGCGGCCCGCCAGATCATGACCGGCCAGTCGCGCTCGAACAATTCGTCCACCGCAGCCAACAATACGCAGATGGCGAACTTCAAGTCGCTGATCTGCGCCAAGATCAACAGCGCCTTCATCGATTGCACCAAGCTGCAGGTCGACGTGGAGACCTATACGACCTTCGCCGCCGCCAACACCGGCGAGCCGATCGCCGGCGGCAAGATCGCCTGGACCCCCGGCTACCAGACCGGCAATCCCGGCGACATCGTCGTGGTGCGGGCCATCTATCCCATGCCGACCTACACCAATTTCTACGGCGTGGGCCTTGCCAATCTCAGCGACGGCACCCGGCTCCTGATGGCGACCGCGGTGTTCCGTACGGAGCCGTTCAAATGA
- a CDS encoding type II and III secretion system protein family protein, producing MLSQGHNRGRQGRAMRLVLILAAALLAGGLAAAPAAAQTNLRIGAGEGETTRRVDIGLGKSIIVDLPRDAKEVFVANPQVANAVVRSARKVFVTAAGVGQTTLVFMDLAGNQMSALDINVQRDISPIARAIQEAVPGSEIVVRQLNEGVLLSGYVNSADDASRAVAIASQFLGKDGAVANSISIRAREQVMLKVTVAEVQRQILKQLGIDLAGGNNSGTFTFSTSNPFGLAGPIASNTASIGNSNFNATIRAFERANVLRTLAEPTLTAISGESAKFLAGGEFPILTSSSCTPATAGGVPICQTGYTYKQFGVGLTFTPVVLNEGRISLKVGTEVSDIDNKNTFTTTDGAVIPAFTVRRADTTVELASGASLVMAGMIQQNTKQVVNGTPGLMNIPILGQLFRSRDYQRDNTELMIMVTPYLAKAVDRKDIALPSDGFTDASDPSTFLLGRFNKIYGVRGAPAPTGKLAGRYGFTVD from the coding sequence ATGTTGTCCCAAGGACACAACCGCGGACGCCAAGGGCGGGCGATGCGCCTGGTCCTGATCTTGGCGGCGGCGCTCCTGGCCGGCGGCCTCGCCGCCGCGCCGGCGGCGGCCCAGACCAATCTGCGCATCGGCGCCGGCGAAGGCGAGACCACGCGCCGCGTCGACATCGGCCTCGGCAAGTCGATCATCGTCGACCTGCCGCGCGATGCCAAGGAAGTGTTCGTCGCCAACCCGCAGGTCGCCAACGCGGTGGTGCGCTCGGCCCGCAAGGTCTTCGTCACCGCCGCGGGCGTCGGCCAGACCACCCTGGTGTTCATGGACCTGGCCGGCAACCAGATGAGCGCGCTCGACATCAACGTCCAGCGCGACATCAGCCCGATCGCCCGGGCGATCCAGGAGGCGGTGCCCGGCAGCGAGATCGTGGTGCGCCAGCTCAACGAGGGCGTGCTGCTCAGCGGCTACGTCAATTCCGCCGACGATGCGTCGCGGGCGGTGGCCATCGCCTCCCAGTTCCTCGGCAAGGACGGCGCCGTCGCCAACTCCATCTCGATCCGCGCCCGCGAGCAGGTCATGCTGAAGGTGACGGTGGCCGAGGTGCAGCGCCAGATCCTCAAGCAGCTCGGCATCGACCTCGCCGGCGGCAACAACAGCGGAACCTTCACCTTCTCGACCTCCAATCCCTTCGGCCTCGCCGGGCCGATCGCCAGCAACACGGCCTCGATCGGCAATTCCAACTTCAATGCGACGATTCGGGCCTTCGAGCGCGCCAACGTGCTGCGCACCCTGGCCGAGCCGACGCTGACCGCCATCTCCGGCGAATCCGCCAAGTTCCTGGCCGGCGGCGAGTTCCCCATCCTGACCAGCTCGAGCTGCACGCCGGCGACCGCGGGCGGCGTGCCGATCTGCCAGACCGGCTACACCTACAAGCAGTTCGGCGTCGGGCTCACCTTCACGCCGGTGGTGCTGAACGAGGGCCGCATCAGCCTGAAGGTCGGCACCGAAGTCTCCGACATCGACAACAAGAACACCTTCACCACCACCGACGGCGCCGTGATCCCTGCCTTCACCGTGCGTCGCGCCGACACCACGGTCGAGCTCGCCTCCGGCGCCTCGCTTGTCATGGCCGGCATGATCCAGCAGAACACCAAGCAGGTGGTCAACGGCACGCCGGGGCTGATGAACATCCCGATCCTCGGCCAGCTCTTCCGCTCGCGTGACTACCAGCGCGACAACACCGAGCTGATGATCATGGTCACGCCCTATCTCGCCAAGGCGGTCGACCGCAAGGACATCGCCCTGCCGAGCGACGGCTTCACCGACGCCTCGGATCCCTCGACCTTCCTGCTCGGGCGCTTCAACAAGATCTACGGCGTGCGCGGCGCGCCCGCCCCGACCGGCAAGCTCGCCGGACGCTACGGCTTCACTGTGGACTGA
- a CDS encoding phosphopentomutase, translated as MTRAFVLVMDSVGIGAAADADAYGDAGADTLGHIAEACAAGRADRAGLRAGPLALPHLVALGLGRAAEASTGRLPPGLAGAAGPGRWGYAVERSKGKDTPSGHWEIAGFPVPFDWGYFPSTVPCFPPSLIAAVAAEAGLPGVLGQKHASGTEIIAELGAESIATGKPIFYTSTDSVLQIAAHEEAFGLDRLLALCVIVRRHVDALDIGRVIARPFLGDAASGFERTANRRDYAVPPPADTILDILAREGRPVITVGKIGDIFAHRGTGEILKGAGNMALVDKTLAAMDRLPEGGFLFANYVDFDMLYGHRRDVPGYAAALEAFDRRLPELTGRLRPGDLLVITADHGCDPTWTGTDHTREHVPVLVAGPGIAPGPIGRRDGFADIAATVAAHLRIPPPAAGRAFL; from the coding sequence ATGACGCGCGCCTTCGTCCTGGTGATGGATTCCGTCGGCATCGGCGCCGCCGCCGATGCCGACGCCTATGGCGATGCCGGCGCCGACACGCTCGGCCATATCGCGGAGGCCTGCGCCGCCGGCCGGGCCGACCGGGCGGGCCTGCGCGCCGGGCCGCTCGCCCTGCCCCATCTCGTCGCCCTCGGCCTCGGCCGGGCGGCCGAGGCCTCGACCGGGCGGCTGCCGCCGGGGCTCGCCGGCGCCGCCGGGCCGGGCCGCTGGGGCTATGCCGTCGAGCGCTCCAAGGGCAAGGACACGCCGTCCGGCCATTGGGAGATCGCCGGCTTCCCCGTGCCGTTCGACTGGGGCTATTTCCCCAGCACCGTCCCCTGCTTTCCCCCGAGCCTGATCGCCGCCGTCGCCGCCGAGGCCGGACTGCCCGGGGTGCTCGGCCAGAAGCATGCCTCGGGCACCGAGATCATCGCCGAGCTCGGGGCCGAGAGCATCGCCACCGGCAAGCCGATCTTCTACACCTCAACCGACAGCGTGCTGCAGATCGCCGCGCACGAGGAGGCCTTCGGGCTCGATCGGCTGCTGGCCCTCTGCGTCATCGTCCGCCGCCATGTCGATGCCCTCGATATCGGCCGGGTGATCGCCCGTCCCTTCCTCGGCGACGCGGCGTCCGGCTTCGAGCGCACCGCCAACCGGCGCGACTATGCCGTGCCGCCGCCGGCCGACACCATCCTCGACATCCTGGCGCGGGAAGGGCGGCCGGTGATCACCGTCGGCAAGATCGGCGACATCTTCGCCCATCGCGGCACCGGCGAGATCCTGAAGGGCGCCGGCAACATGGCGCTGGTCGACAAGACCCTCGCCGCCATGGACCGGCTGCCGGAGGGCGGCTTCCTCTTCGCCAACTATGTCGACTTCGACATGCTCTACGGCCATCGCCGCGACGTGCCGGGCTATGCGGCGGCGCTGGAGGCCTTCGACCGGCGCCTGCCCGAGCTCACCGGCCGGCTGCGGCCGGGCGACCTCCTGGTGATCACCGCCGACCATGGCTGCGACCCGACCTGGACGGGGACGGACCATACACGCGAGCACGTTCCGGTGCTGGTGGCCGGGCCCGGGATCGCGCCGGGGCCGATCGGCCGGCGCGACGGCTTCGCCGACATCGCCGCGACGGTGGCGGCGCATCTGCGCATCCCCCCGCCCGCGGCGGGTCGGGCCTTCCTCTGA